CGAGGCTTCTGAACACACTTCTTGATCTTGTCCATAAGGAACGCACTGGTGAGGTTATTGACAGGGGGTTGGTGAGGAATGTTACTAAGATGTTCATGGACTTGGGAGAGTCTGTGTATCAGGATGATTTTGAGAAGCCCTTTTTGGATGCTTCTTCTGAGTTTTACAAGGTTGAGTCTCAGGAGTTTATTGAGTCTTGTGATTGTGGGGATTACTTGAAGAAAGCTGAGAAACGTCTGACTGAGGAGATAGATAGGGTAGGACACTACTTGGATGCCAAGAGCGAAGACAAGATTACGAGTGTGGTTGAGAAAGAGATGATTGCTAACCACATGCAGAGGCTGGTTCACATGGAGAATTCAGGGCTTGTTACTATGCTGTTGAATGATAAGTATGAGGATTTGGGTAGGATGTACAACTTGTTCCGCAGGGTTACCAACGGTCTTGCTACTGTCAGAGACGTTATGACCTCGCATCTAAGGGAAATGGGGAAGCAATTGGTTACTGATCCGGAGAAGTCAAAGGATCCGGTGGAGTTCGTGCAGCGGCTATTGGACGAGCGGGATAAGTATGATAAAATCATCAGCACCGCGTTTGGTAATGATAAAACGTTTCAGAACGCGTCGAATTCTTCGTTTGAGTATTTCATCAACTTGAATGCTCGTTCTCCTGAGTTCATCTCCTTGTTCGTTGATGACAAGCTACGGAAAGGACTGAAGGGTATCGCAGACGCGGATGTGGAGGTCGTCCTTGATAAAGTCATGATGCTGTTCCGCTACTTACAAGAGAAAGATGTGTTTGAGAAGTACTACAAGCAGCATTTGGCTAAAAGGCTTCTCTCTGGCAAAACCGTGTCAGATGACGCAGAGAAAAGTCTGATAGTGAAACTAAAGACGGAATGTGGATATCAGTTCACTTCGAAATTGGAAGGCATGTTCACTGACATGAAGACTTCAGAGGACACAATGAGAGGGTTTTACGGCAGTCACCCTGAGCTTTCTGAAGGACCAACGCTTATTGTTCAGGTTCTCACAACTGGTTCATGGCCCACGCAGCCTGCAGTCCCTTGTAATCTCCCAGCTGAAGTTTCGGTTCTCTGCGAGAAGTTCCGCTCTTATTACCTTGGAACCCACACCGGTAGAAGATTGTCTTGGCAAACTAACATGGGCACAGCGGATATCAAAGCCATCTTTGGAAAGGGTCAGAAACACGAACTGAACGTGTCGACTTTCCAGATGTGTGTCCTCATGTTGTTCAACAACTCTGATCGACTCAGCTACAAGGAGATCGAACAGGCTACTGAAATCCCGGCACCAGATCTAAAACGTTGCTTGCAGTCGCTTGCGTGTGTAAAAGGCAAAAACGTGATAAAGAAAGAACCAATGAGCAAAGACATAGGAGAAGAAGATCTGTTTTGTGTGAACGACAAGTTCACAAGCAAGTTTTACAAAGTGAAGATTGGAACAGTGGTGGCACAGAAGGAGACAGAGCCGGAGAAGCAAGAGACGAGACAGAGAGTGGAGGAAGACAGGAAACCTCAGATTGAAGCAGCGATTGTGAGGATCATGAAGTCGAGAAAGATACTGGATCACAACAATATAATAGCTGAGGTGACGAAACAGTTGCAGCCACGGTTCCTGGCTAACCCAACGGAGATAAAGAAGAGAATCGAGTCGCTTATTGAACGTGATTTCTTGGAAAGGGATAATACGGACCGGAAACTTTACCGCTATTTAGCCTAATAAGTTGATTacctcaacaacaacaaaaaaaaaaaggctgtTCGTCTCTGTttatttgctttgtttcttatGTTTTGGTGTACAAGCGTATGAACTGAAATCGAACGAACATGGTGTTGCTGCCGTTGGTCGAATATTATAtttctcccttttttttttgtcttttttacaaatttgctatggtatattgttttaatttatttgcgaacaaaattttcattaaactaaaGCAGACAAGTTATTAAACAATCAATCATGTGTAATATGCTAAAACgatataaaaacaaagattCATGATGAGTTTAGAACTTCTCACTCAGCAACAAATACACAGATTTTGATTACCATAAAGATGCACAGATTCATGATACATATCTTCAGAGTTCAGACACTCTTCAATTCTTCAGCTGCCTTTACGAGCATTAAAATTCTATATGGGCCAAACCAGGCTAAGCCCATAAACGAGagggaaaatgaaaaaaatcaagCGCGGTTAACATTTTAACTAGGAAACAAAAATCCCGCCAAACGTTGGCAactcttgtttctttttaataataatccCTCCTCGTAGCTATTCACCATTGACATCTGTTGAAAACCTCAACAATCACTCGGATCTTTGTTCTTCGTCTCAACAATCACGGAAACAAAAGATATGGATATCTCCGACATAGCGAGAAAGCTTGATCTCTCTAACAACAAGCTTGTCGTCCGAAAAGCTGCCGAGATTCGACGTCTCTGTGATGCTCAGTTCGATTCATCCGTCATCGGCGTTGTAAGACATTCCTAATCCGAATCCAAAATTCAATcactatttgatttttaattaccATCCGTCTTAAAAGTTTGTAATCGGATTCGCAGGGTGAGATCTGTAAAGCTGTGATCTGTCTCGAAATCGCAGCGTCTAGGTAATGTCGCAATTGAAAATCATATGCTTATTCAATCTCCATCGTGGGTATCTTACTTTTCTTTCGAATCTATTACAGGTTGCAGGTTATTTTCGACAGACAAGCAGCGATTAAGTTGAGTGGCATGTCTGAAAAGGCATACACGAGATCATTCAATAGCCTCCAAAACGTTATCGGAGTCAAGTGGGTTTCCTTTTCCACTAGATCTCCACTTCAATTACAAATCTTTTCATGAATCTGTTgagttgattaaaaaaaatgtgcATTTCAGGATTAAGCTCAATGTTAAAGAGCTGGCGGTTCAGTTTGGGTGCGTTAGGATCATTAAATCAGTGCAGAACATGTTATCTTTGTAAGTTTTGTATCCCCCTTTATCGTATATGCATGGGATGTGTTTGATAAAATGTCTCATAGAAACTCCTGGTCATGTTTTGCTTTGGTTGATGTCTAGGTACAAAGAGAGGTTTCTTGCGTCACTACCAGCGTCAAGGCGGGCGAATGCTGACTTCACTAGACCTGTATTTACGGCTGCTGCTTTCTACTTGTGTGccaagaagcaaaaggttatTAGTACTATTAGTCTATATTTATTTCCTTTTGAGGGATGTTCTGAGTATCTTTGTTGGGTTGTGTAACGTTTCTGAGTATCAATCTTCTGTTTTGCAGCTTAAGGTAGATAAGCTTAGGTTGGTTGAAGTTTGTGGAACTTCAGAATCTGAATTCTCTTGTGTGAGTGTGacattgtttatttatttatttttctgatgTGTGAGTTGATTGTTAAAGTACTGATTTAGAGCTACATGGATTATTCAAAACAGGTCTCAACCTCCATGATAGATCTTTGCTT
The nucleotide sequence above comes from Brassica napus cultivar Da-Ae chromosome A9, Da-Ae, whole genome shotgun sequence. Encoded proteins:
- the LOC125578671 gene encoding origin of replication complex subunit 6-like codes for the protein MDISDIARKLDLSNNKLVVRKAAEIRRLCDAQFDSSVIGVGEICKAVICLEIAASRLQVIFDRQAAIKLSGMSEKAYTRSFNSLQNVIGVKIKLNVKELAVQFGCVRIIKSVQNMLSLYKERFLASLPASRRANADFTRPVFTAAAFYLCAKKQKLKVDKLRLVEVCGTSESEFSCVSTSMIDLCFDCVGVSKEKKDAKDVKGNRELIDVLPEKRKLEDGGYSSDDESSCYKRHKKMEEAKYEDWKSTVVHSIKKNPEKGPKKVIQTSLSFTKKAATEEVQVDS
- the LOC125578669 gene encoding cullin-3A; its protein translation is MSNQKKRNFQIEAFKHRVVVDPKYADKTWQILERAIHQIYNQDASGLSFEELYRNAYNMVLHKFGDKLYTGFIATMTAHLKEKSKLIEAAQGGSFLEELNKKWNEHNKALEMIRDILMYMDRTYIESTKKPHVHPMGLSLWRDNVVHSPKIHSRLLNTLLDLVHKERTGEVIDRGLVRNVTKMFMDLGESVYQDDFEKPFLDASSEFYKVESQEFIESCDCGDYLKKAEKRLTEEIDRVGHYLDAKSEDKITSVVEKEMIANHMQRLVHMENSGLVTMLLNDKYEDLGRMYNLFRRVTNGLATVRDVMTSHLREMGKQLVTDPEKSKDPVEFVQRLLDERDKYDKIISTAFGNDKTFQNASNSSFEYFINLNARSPEFISLFVDDKLRKGLKGIADADVEVVLDKVMMLFRYLQEKDVFEKYYKQHLAKRLLSGKTVSDDAEKSLIVKLKTECGYQFTSKLEGMFTDMKTSEDTMRGFYGSHPELSEGPTLIVQVLTTGSWPTQPAVPCNLPAEVSVLCEKFRSYYLGTHTGRRLSWQTNMGTADIKAIFGKGQKHELNVSTFQMCVLMLFNNSDRLSYKEIEQATEIPAPDLKRCLQSLACVKGKNVIKKEPMSKDIGEEDLFCVNDKFTSKFYKVKIGTVVAQKETEPEKQETRQRVEEDRKPQIEAAIVRIMKSRKILDHNNIIAEVTKQLQPRFLANPTEIKKRIESLIERDFLERDNTDRKLYRYLA